GCGCCTCCTCCACCGACAGAGCGGTCAGCTGAGCAATGTTCAGTCCGCCCACTGTCACCGCCAGGCTTTCGTCCTTCAGGCGCAATCCCTTGCACTTTGGACACGGCTTGTCGGACATGTAGCGTTGCAGCCATTCGCGCACGTTCTCGGACTCGGTTTCGTTGTAGCGACGCTGCAGCATGGCGATGATGCCCTCGAACTCGCTGTCGAAGTAGCGCGTGCGCCCCCAGCGGTTGCGGAAGGTGACGGTCACATTGCCCTCGATACCGTAGAAAAGGTCATGCCATTGTTTCTCGTTCAGCTGATTCAGCGGGGTATGGATGGTGAAGCCCAATTTGTGTGCCACCCCGCGTAGCAGCCCTTCGTAGTAGGGTATCAGCCCGTCCTTCCCGGCGAAGGGTTCTATCGCGCCCTCAGCGATGCTTTTGGTAGGGTCGGGCACAATCAGTGCGGGGTCAAACTCGGTCTTGAAGCCCAGCCCATGGCACTCGGGACACGCGCCATACGGGCTGTTGAAAGAGAAAGAGCGCGGCTCGATCTCCGGCAGGCTGATGCCGCACGTGGCGCAGGCAAAGTTCTCGGAAAAAACCATCTCTTCCCCGTCCACCACCTGCGCGATGACCACGCCCTGCCCCATGCGCATGGCGGTCTCCACCGAATCGGCGAGCCGCTTGTCGATGCCTGCACGCATGACGATTCGGTCGACGACCACTTCGATGTGGTGTATCTTGTAGCGGTCCAGCGTGGGGATAGGCTGTTCACTCAGGTCAATCATCTCGCCGTCCACGCGCAGGCGGGTGTATCCTGCTTTGCGGGCGTCTTCCATCTCCTTGCGGTATTCGCCCTTACGCCCGCGCACGATGGGAGCAAGGATTTGCAAGCGCGTGCCCTCTGGCAGGGCAAGAATCGTGTCCACCACCTGTTCCACCGTCTGCTGAGTGATTTCGCGCCCGCACTGGGGGCAATGCGGGATACCGATGCGTGCATACAGCAGGCGCAGGTGGTCATAGATTTCGGTGACCGTGGCCACCGTCGATCGCGGGTTGCGGCTGGTGGATTTCTGGTCAATCGAAACCGCGGGCGACAAACCGATGATGTCGTCTACGTCGGGCTTATCCATCTGTCCGAGAAACTGCCGGGCATAGGCGGATAGCGACTCCACATATCGCCGCTGTCCCTCGGCGTAGATGGTGTCAAACGCCAGACTGGACTTGCCGGAGCCCGAGATGCCAGTAATGACCACCAGCTTATCGCGCGGGATTTCGACGGTAATATTCTTCAGGTTATGCTGACGCGCACCACGAACGATAATCTTGTCCTGAGGCATAGCGAACCTTCGCCCACCGGGGATTTCACGTCAAGGATTTTAGCACATTGGGGGGCGGCGAAGCAATGGGTGAAAGCGCTACAGGCGCGTTTTCAAAACACATGACGACCATCCCCTCACATCGGTTGCGCCGCGTTGCAAAGCCGCCCCGTGCATGGTTGATGCTGAACACCCGATAAGAAGAGGCACATTTTCGCGCGGTTGCCGAAACCCTAATGCAACGGCGGCAGCACCTCCCGCTGCAGTTCTAGCATCTCATCGACCATCTGCACGGCGTTGCGGTAAGAGTCTACCGTCGGCTCCAGCAGCACCGCCTGCAGCAGTTTCTCTTTCGACCGCTCAGCGAACGCCTCCACCAGCAGCTGGTGAATGCTTGCCTGCAGGCGTAGCATCGCGGCAATGGCTTCGGGCAGAGGCTCCATCTGCAGGGGATGTATACCCCCTGCGTCGCCGATAGCGGGAACTTCCACCACCGTCTCGTCGGGCAGGTTGGGTATTGCACCGCGATTGGGCACGTTCACTGCGGGCAGATTGTGCCGAATACCGCAGGCGATAGACTCCATGATGGGCGCAGCCAGCTCGCCCGATGGCTGCAAGGGGGCATCTTCCAGCCGCCGGGGTTCAGGCGGCTCCGGCTTCCAGGGGCGACGGGTGGGGTCGCCGGTGAGCGAGTAGACAAACTCGGGGACGTGCCCGGTTTGCCAGGGATGTCCATCGGCGGGGTCGTAGAAGAATTGCAGTTCACTGCACACGAACTCATCCGCCCAGCGGATGTACTCGCCGTAGTGATTGGGAGCGGGCGAGGGCCACAGTCCGAACCGCCGGAACAGGATGCGCGCCAGACCATACTCATGCCATTCGGCGAGCCAGTCTCCTTCTCGCTCACGCTCTCGCAGCAGGG
The window above is part of the Bacillota bacterium genome. Proteins encoded here:
- a CDS encoding alpha-galactosidase, with protein sequence MPVKIALIGAGSRSFGPSTVRDVLLSQPLIEAGVHLVLMDKVAEHLVDVERYARYAAEKQGVKVTIEATTDLQHALDGARFAVCAIEVNRFLYWSQDFHIPRKYGFRQVFGENGGPGGLFHALRNMAPTVEIARTMERLCPDAWLINFSNPEHKLCEAVSRLTGIRVVGLCHGYFMGLAQIAHILGIPAEQIEATACGINHFTWFQTIRHKRTGEDLYPLLREREREGDWLAEWHEYGLARILFRRFGLWPSPAPNHYGEYIRWADEFVCSELQFFYDPADGHPWQTGHVPEFVYSLTGDPTRRPWKPEPPEPRRLEDAPLQPSGELAAPIMESIACGIRHNLPAVNVPNRGAIPNLPDETVVEVPAIGDAGGIHPLQMEPLPEAIAAMLRLQASIHQLLVEAFAERSKEKLLQAVLLEPTVDSYRNAVQMVDEMLELQREVLPPLH